Proteins from a genomic interval of Streptomyces sp. NBC_00820:
- a CDS encoding SDR family oxidoreductase: MAGMATHVITGAGSGIGAAVARRLHERGDELVLHARDAARAKELAAEFPGARTLVGDLADPDKLSWAFSHQTLPDRVDSLLHIAGVVDLGDVGDLTPKSWRHQLNVNLVAPAELTRHFLPQLRASRGQVIFVNSGAGLNAHAGWSAYAASKHGLKALADSLRQEEHGNGVRVTSVYPGRTASPMQVKVHQQEGKEYDPGKWIDPESVATAILTALDLPRDAEINDLTVRPGR; this comes from the coding sequence ATGGCGGGCATGGCTACTCATGTGATCACCGGCGCCGGCTCCGGCATCGGCGCCGCCGTCGCCCGCCGTCTGCACGAGCGCGGGGACGAACTCGTCCTGCACGCGCGCGACGCGGCCCGCGCGAAGGAGCTGGCGGCCGAGTTTCCCGGGGCCCGTACCCTCGTCGGCGACCTCGCCGACCCGGACAAGCTGTCCTGGGCGTTCTCCCACCAGACCCTGCCGGACCGCGTCGACTCGCTGCTGCACATCGCCGGTGTGGTGGACCTCGGCGACGTCGGCGACCTCACCCCGAAGTCCTGGCGTCACCAGCTAAACGTCAACCTGGTCGCGCCCGCCGAGCTGACCCGGCACTTCCTGCCCCAGCTCCGGGCCTCCCGCGGCCAGGTGATCTTCGTCAACTCCGGGGCCGGCCTCAACGCCCACGCCGGGTGGTCCGCGTACGCCGCCTCCAAGCACGGCCTGAAGGCTCTCGCGGACTCCCTGCGCCAGGAGGAGCACGGCAACGGTGTCCGTGTCACCTCCGTCTACCCCGGTCGCACCGCCAGCCCCATGCAGGTCAAGGTTCACCAGCAGGAGGGCAAGGAGTACGACCCCGGGAAGTGGATCGACCCCGAGTCGGTCGCCACGGCGATCCTCACGGCCCTGGACCTGCCGCGGGACGCGGAGATCAACGACCTGACGGTACGTCCGGGGCGCTGA
- a CDS encoding methionine synthase: protein MSENSEFRFAGATGIGSMPGTDAREAAKTVTGSLEDFPFLAELPARGPGADMIGRTAGMLVELYARVEPSGWRLSDHPGRDTRRARSWLGEDLDALEEFTQGYEGDLKVQAVGPWTLAAALELRNGEAVLSDPGACRDLAASLEEGLRLHLAEVRRRIPGARVVLQLDEPSLTAVLRGQVRTASGYRTHRAVDRQVVEATLRQVFGATAGGPVVVHSCAPDVPFALLRRAGAAALSFDLALLTERDDDSVGEAVEGGTGLFAGVAAGTDGPLSDPAGSVMGVRTLWRRLGLRPGLLAEAVTVTPSCGLAGASPAYARQVLAHCVRAARSLADNPE, encoded by the coding sequence GTGAGTGAGAACAGCGAGTTCAGGTTCGCGGGAGCGACCGGCATCGGCTCCATGCCCGGCACCGACGCGCGGGAGGCCGCCAAGACCGTCACCGGCAGCCTGGAGGACTTCCCGTTCCTCGCGGAGCTGCCCGCGCGCGGGCCCGGCGCCGACATGATCGGCCGCACCGCGGGCATGCTCGTCGAGCTGTACGCGCGCGTGGAGCCCAGCGGCTGGCGCCTCTCGGACCACCCCGGCCGCGACACCCGGCGCGCCCGCTCCTGGCTGGGCGAGGACCTCGACGCCCTGGAGGAGTTCACCCAGGGCTACGAGGGCGACCTCAAGGTGCAGGCGGTGGGCCCCTGGACGCTTGCCGCCGCCCTGGAGCTCAGGAACGGCGAGGCCGTGCTCTCCGACCCCGGCGCCTGCCGCGACCTCGCCGCCTCGCTGGAGGAGGGCCTGCGCCTCCACCTCGCCGAGGTACGGCGCCGGATCCCGGGCGCCCGGGTCGTCCTCCAGCTCGACGAGCCCTCCCTCACCGCCGTACTGCGCGGACAGGTGCGCACCGCCAGCGGCTACCGCACCCACCGGGCGGTGGACCGGCAGGTCGTCGAGGCCACCCTGCGCCAGGTGTTCGGGGCGACGGCCGGCGGCCCGGTCGTGGTCCACTCCTGCGCCCCCGACGTGCCCTTCGCCCTGCTGCGCAGGGCGGGCGCGGCGGCCCTCTCCTTCGACTTGGCGCTTCTCACCGAGCGTGACGACGACAGCGTCGGCGAGGCCGTCGAGGGCGGCACCGGACTGTTCGCCGGTGTCGCGGCGGGCACGGACGGCCCGTTGTCAGACCCTGCCGGTAGCGTCATGGGTGTCAGGACGTTGTGGCGCAGGCTGGGGCTGCGTCCGGGGCTGCTCGCGGAAGCGGTCACGGTCACCCCGTCGTGCGGTCTCGCGGGCGCTTCTCCCGCCTATGCGCGCCAGGTGCTCGCCCACTGCGTCCGGGCGGCGAGATCCCTCGCGGACAACCCTGAGTAA